In the Trichoderma atroviride chromosome 4, complete sequence genome, AGCTCCATCTGCGCCGGCGGGACCAGCTGGGCCAATGGGACCTTCAGGACCGGCATCGCCGGTAGGACCAACAGCACCGTCCGCGCCGGCAGGACCAACAGGACCAACAGCACCATCCGCgccggcagggccagcaggacCTACAGCaccatctgctccatctgctccagctgggccAACAGGGCCAACAGGGCCAACAGGACCTACAGCACCATCCGCgccggcagggccagcaggacCTACAGCaccatctgctccatctgctccagctgggccAACAGGGCCAACAGGGCCAACAGGGCCAACAGGGCCTACAGCACCATCTGCTCCAGTAGGGCCAGCAGGGCCTGTAAGACCTTGGGGACCACGATTGCCCGCGGGGCCTTGAGAACCAGTTAGACCTTGAGGCCCTTGATTACCCTGGTCACCCTTGGGGCCTGTAAAACCTTGGGGACCACGATTGCCCTGGGGGCCTTGAGAACCAGTTGCACCTGGAAACCCTTGAATACCCTGGTCACCCTTGGGGCCTGTAAAACCTTGGGGACCACGACTGCCCGCGGGGCCTTGAGAACCAGTTAGACCTTGAGGTCCTTGAGTACCCTGGTCACCCTTGGTGCCTGTATAACCTTGGGGACCACGATTGCCCTGGGGGCCTGGAGGACCTGGAGGACCTTGAGGGCCTGGAGGGCCTGGAGGGCCTTGGTCGGCTATGCCATCCACATTCTTGCCGTAATATCCATTGTCGCCGTAATTGCCATTCTCTCCGTATTTTTCGTTCTCTCCGTGGTTTCCATTCGCTCCATACTTTCCAACCTCTTTGTATCTTCCACCATAATTGTCAATCTCTCCATGCTGGCCAATCTCTTCGTATCTTCCACTCTCGCCGTAGTTGTCGTTCTCCTCGTATCTTCCACTCTCGCCATAGTTGTCGTTCTCCTCGTATCTTCCACTTCCTCCATAAGTTCCATTCTCGTAGTGGTTTCCACTTCCTCCATAAGTTCCATTCTCGTAGTGGTTTCCACTTCCTCCATACTTTCCACTCGCTCTATGCTCTACACTTGCACCATTGTCGCTGTATTTGGCACTCTCCCTGTACTCTCCACTCGTACCATTCTCGCTGTAGTACTTTGCACTCTCCTTGTACTCTCCACTCCCGCCTCTCTCGTTATGGTTGCCGTTTTCACTAGTCTTTCCATGAGTAGACGGGCTTGGATGTCCTTCACCCTCACTCTGAATCCGGTCGTAATCCTTCTGCGTCAATATGACTGTGTGAACTTGACAGTCACAATCGGCGTCGTGTTCCTCCCCTCGCTCCGCTAGAACTGCCGATGCATTTCTACCAGCCTCATGCGGCCTGCCAAATATTAGATTGAGAAAACACACGTCATCAATCCTTGAAATACTTACATCGGGGGGGAAACCCTTCGAGTTCAAACGAGAGTTAAGGCTTACGTGGTAATGGACGTCCCATCTCTGCCCACGCTCAGGAACAGCTAAAGCGGTAGCGGGATTCACGCAACCGAACATAACGGCTGCCacaggcagcagcttgctgaGAACGGCCATATCGAAATGATTGTATTGGGTGAGTTGTCGATGATAGTAACTTACATTGAGGATGTCATAGGGATATTTTGAACACTCATAAgcatatttataaaattGTAGAGAAGGTTAAACGACATCATGTTCCCAAATATCATCGGCCGTTATACTAGCATAGATTGAAAGGCATTTGACAAGCGCGAGTGTCTCGTATCGTTTGAAAGGTACAATTAGTGAATTAGCTGTATGCGGCGGTGTCAAGCAATGTTGTGAGTCTCAGACGTGCTCATGAGCCTTCCCTAGTGGAAGTACGTCCGAGAATCTACTCACTAGCTACATTCCTTCATCCACCGAATCGTACGACGACAAAGATTTTCATGGCCTGGGTAATCCTGAATAGGGATTCGCGCTCACAATTCTCCAGTGATTACATCTCTAGGATCTCAGGCATGATTCGATTGGTATCCGTCTAGCTTGGCGTCTAACCGGAAAGTAATTATGCTTGTTTTGATTTGACTCTGAGTGTTTTCGGTAAATGATACTACATGCGGTTCTATAAGATGAGCTAGGATTAACTGGTATTGTGATTTTTGTGGCAGGCGAAATACCATCTGGCACAGCGTTAAAGCATGCTTGCCAATGATACTTGCAGTATACACTCAGTGTTACCGCCTAGAGATACTACGTCGAAGATTGATGATTGATCTGGCCCAGTCCACCGAGCTTCAACCCCTTGTTCTGTTACCAGTACTAGAAACACACAATCATGGTTGAATTATGGATGCGTAACGCTTGTTACTCTGAATCTCCGAAATGTTTTGCTCAGGTACGCTTAAATCATGTGGAATTCCAACGCGACcgtcgagaagaagagaagcttggATGTCACAAGAATATTCTTATACAGAGGGTATGTCACTCTCATGACTTTGAAACAATTATGAATAGGGGCACCATCGAGATGTAAAAGGAGTTTGAAACATCAAAGCTCTGTACAAGGGTAGTGGCGTTTAAGTTGAAGACTGCTATATTATCGGTGGCTGTAGTTGGAGACAATGCCCCCAGCACTAGGCGTTTCCTAGTCTTCATCCAGCCCCTTGGCAAGTTATAGTCGGTTTATAGGCCTAGCTGCTAGTATCCCCCCCAAAGACATTCCGACATGTCTGCGACAACAAGGCCCAAATAATCCAGCAACAAGGCAAGGCATTTGAGATGCCATCACAAATGTTATGCACGGCCTACGCCACAGTCGAATTATGATTGAAATCCTTTTGAACTAGCTAATGACAGAGTCCGAATCAACAAGAGCCAatactcttcttcaaaatcaTTTACTCATCTCGAGTCGCTCCGGTATATCCAGCCTAATCCGGCTACCTTGCCACTGGTCTGCGCTTACAAGATGGATAAATCCCGAATACCATTCGAAATCAACGCGTCACATCAATATTTCCACACTGCCTCCAAAGTCACAAGGATAAACAGAGTACAGTATGTTTCGGCACTAAACTCCTTCTATACAAGCTCTACAACGCCGAGTTGTGATCTATCATAAAATCCAACCGCTGTCTCACGTCAACCGTTACTGTTAATGTTATCTTCCCGTTAGCGCCATCACTAAGAAGGCCGTGCCTGAATATCGCCAACCGCTACTTGCCCTTCAAGACAGGGTCGCGGTTTGGGCCGCACGGCACATAACGGCTCCTGTTTCAAAACAATCTTTACTAGACTACATATGTAACGTCTTGACTGGGATGATCACAAAGCTTGGCATACTTTAGCGTTTAACCATCAAATGGCTAGTTTCAACGGTCGTGTGTTACTAGTATTCGAACAGGAATCGCTTGAAAGCTCGCTACTAATAATCAGTACGGAGTATGCAAGGCAGAGATTGTCAAGACTTGGTTCAATCGATACGCCCACTCTAGTAGCATTATCACCTCCCGAGTTAGAGGCATACGCGGTACTAAAGGCCTATTCAAAGACTACACCTAGGTAGGCTTCTAGTGTACTTGAAGATCAGTCAAACACGTGCTACTAGCCCATAACCAGCTATTGGAAACTTCAGACAGACCAAACAAGAGTAGCAATCCAATTGAACCATAACGACACCTTTCTTTGCCACGCCAGACTGTTCAACAGAATACAGGGGCTAACTTAAGCGCATACCATATGAAATTAGTCGAAGCCAAGTCCTTTAGCGCCGTCATTTTCATTCCAAACAGCGTTAAGAAAGATCCAACTTGTTACAATCAATTCCAGCGCCTCTACATGTAAAACAAGCGCAGTAACCGCGATCCAGTATGCTTCCAACAGGCAGCTAGCGCCGGTCAAGTATGTTTTGAAACATTaaaccaaaagaaaaagatcgGCTCACGGTACACAATACTGCTCAAATAGGCATAACGATGACCCCAAAGTCTTATCCACAACAACATGAAAATATCTTCCTCCAAGTAGCAGCTAAAGCAGCTACTATATAGCTGATCCAAACGCAACACAAGATGCAATCACGCCATTGGCTCCAGTAGATCCATCATCTACTGCAAGCCCATTGTCACCGCCATTGCCAATGCACTAATTGAAATCGGTTGCCTTACCAGAAGCAATCTATCAAAAATACATGTAAATTGTTAACAAAATACCTATGGCAGTTTACGGGCTAGCCATCTAGACGTGATAAAACAAACCAGAGTTACTACAAGACCCAAGGACTGCCGCAGCAATGTGGGAAAACGGACTATCCCTTCAAAGCGGACAGATGAGACAACATGGCTGATGGATCTCCGTAGTTTTAGCCAATTAGACAGCACAGGACTATAGGTTCCGTCCCGCTCTGCAAAACCAGAGGATTGCCGCAGCAATAGTGTAGGAAGTAGTAAATCCTCCCTTGAGAGGCAACTGAGACATGGATAGTTTTCCAGCCAATGAAACAGCAGGATATCTTTGCGCGTCAAGGGGGTTCTGGAAACAGTCTATGGGGAATTTCCTCTAGTCACTCCTCCAGTGAGTCTCTTCATGCCTCTGTAAAGGCTTACAGAGGCGGAAATTCATTGAGCACCCTGCGACAAGAATTAAAGTGTCACTAGAAATGAGATTGCGCATGTATAGGTAGATAGATGGCCGATTGTGTGTAGCTCGTGTTCACAATACTATTGTGATTGTAATAGAATTAGTAAAAAGAATCAACATCATATTGCAACGTAGAAATAAAATATGGCCCTGGTTGTAGTATTCGGACATTTCAACAGGAAAATGTATATTCAGCGCTTTTTTATGACATGTTTACTAGCCATTTGATTAGATACAGCTTCAAAAAATATTTTGCTTCTAGGGTATGTAGACCGTTGTGATATATGTGCCTTGTCGCTGATACAACGTACGTGCATTAGCCGCTTGAAACGAATGGCTAGTAGTTgtaatatattagtaaatcGGTCAACTTAACCAAGAGAATTAATCAGAAAATATGATGGCATACGATAATTGGTCCAAGGCAGATGATGAGCGCATACAAGTAGATGTCGCACAAGAAATAGGACATACAGTCCGCAGGAACACTGACGAAGAAGTTTAGAAACAAGAGAGAGGAACATGGCAAACATTATGTTGCTCGCTATTCCTGACGAATATCCTTACAGGAATATTGATAATTGCAACCCGCACTAGTAAGCTAAATGCTGTACCTTTGTACAAGTTCTTTCAGTAGCCATGTTTTCGCGCTGAAGCATTTACAAACCATCAAAGTGATGCACGGATATTTTTGAACTACCCGTGTAAGGGCAGTTGTGTAATGGAACCCTTATTCTTTGGTGACTCCTACGGCGCTGTGGCACATATAGAGAACAAAGTGCATGTGTTGATTTGACTTTGGCCCTTGAGTGATAATCAATTGCAGAAATGCTCCTAGGAGTATCCTCAAcgagcccttcttcttttaagAACCAAAGAGTGTAAAGAATGAAAACTGTGTACCTAAAGAGGAAGCAAGATATACTCATAATAAAGACACTTGCGGCACTCGTGCAATAGTGCCGGTAGCGCCATTCTAAACCAGCCACAGTTGTATTGTACCTTATGGCTTGTTGGCCATAGTCAAGTATACCTATGCGGCACTCATCTCGTCTGCCTCTGTACGAGCGCGGACTAAGTTAATTTGAATAGTACTGTAGCACTAACTTGAGTACAGATGTAGTCTCGTGTGAGGCTAAAAATGGAACCAGCCTTCATCCAAGCGTGGTCCGTCTCCAACCAACAGAGTTTGTCATCTGCCCCATCTTAAGGCGCAAGAATTGCCGCGCAGTTGTTATGTCTGGCCAAGAAATGATCTAATACCACAATAGAGGCCCAAGCAGCGCTAGAAACATTGGATCGTTTCATGGCCCGGCTACAAGCCAAGTCTATTGTTCTTGAACACTGGGGTACTTTCCTTTGTACTCGAGCCTTTCCATGCTTTGTAATTCCGCAAACAGCTTGATGAAAGTccggtacatgtattctAGGGAAGCCTTTGAAAGCGATGGGATTTGTATTGCGATGCTACAGGCAGAAATTCCAAGTCCTAGCAACTCCAAACCTGAGAAAATGCAGTTTGCTTGGACGTGTCACGCTGGGCGTGCAAACATGCGACGGCGAGAGCGCCATGATGCAGTTGGTGGCAATGCATGAGGCGCCCGGTCGTCTCCGTGCCTCGAGCGTTTTGATTCTCACTAGTGATGCCGTGTCTATTCACAAGAATAGCtagtctttttcttcttcatgatcATTTTTTGTCAAACACCTCTCATCATTTCTCTTTTGGAAAATCGGTGTAATTTGTTGTATACTCTGCTGTTCGCGATGGCCTCATCAGGCCGAAACACGCGTGCGTCGACTCGCAATGACGGGCGATTTTCTCTCCAAATGCGAAGTAGACGCTCAAACGAAAAGGCAATCATCGATAATCCTCTAGGTATGAACTGCCAAGGGCATTAGTATTcatggaaagaaagattTTTAACAGAAAATAGCCCATCTGACGGATGAAGAATTGCAACGCGACGTCCGATCTTTCGTAGAGAACCACATACCGTCTATCGCATACGAGGATCTTATACGTGCTGCTCGAGTTGCCAAGGATGTCCGTTTATATGATGAAGTTGCTAGGAAAGAGGGATATCACGACGAGTCAGACCTTTTAGTGCAACtcacagaagaggagaagcgaGCTCTGCGCCGTGAAAGGGATGTGCCCTTTAGTGAAAAGGGCATGCGAGCTGTCATTCTCACAGTTTCCATTGCTGCTCTATTACAAGGTGGACACATgattcctcgtcatcttctcaatCCGTTTCTAAcatcacttttttttttccgcaACAGGCTTCGTTCAATCGTCTTTCAATGGCGCTGGGTTGTATAGAGAAGAGTGGGGGCTCCAAGAACACGTCAGGATGGGCAGTTCTGTGAATTGGGAATTCGGAGCCGTCAACGCAGTTCCTTTCTTTGTTGCCGCGGTTATTGGCTGCCCTCTTGCGCTGCCAATCAATTACTGGTTTGGCAGACGTGGAGGCATTTGCGCTGCCGCCGTGTTGATATTCGCGAGCTCCATAGCGGCAGCTTTTTCAATATCTTGGTATTCTCTGCTAGGGGTAAGAGTGTTTAACGGCATCGGTAAGTTTTACTCGAATTAGAATTTTCATGATCAAGGGCTAACTATTTACCAAGGCATGGGAATCAAGGCCGTCAGTACGCCAATCTTGGCCGGAGAGACTGCTGTCGGATTCTGGCGAGGATCTGCCATCCTTTTGTGGCAGCTATGGTACGCAATGCATTTGAAGTTGCCGTTGAATCCATTGACTGACAAAACACTCCAAGGGTCGCATTTGGCATCATGATTGGCTTCGCATTCAACCTCCTCTTCACAAAAGCTCAAACGGACCGAACAACACTGGCTCTTATCAATGCGGCGCCCATGGTGCCCAGCCTGGCACTCCTGATTATCGCCATATTCTTTTGCCCCGAATCTCCCCAATATCATCTTACAAAAGGCCCCAACTATGATGTCAAAAAGGCGTTCATAAGCATGACCAAACTGCGAAACACCGAGGTCCGTATTGTATTTGATCCCGCTTGGCATGATTCGCAAAGAGCTAACTAGATTCACAGCTGCAAGCGCTACGGGATATGTATCTTGTGTACAAGTCGCTCGAAAACGAGTCCATGGGTCTAGGCAATCTAGACGCCAATGCGTTTCGATCGCCGGGATTCTTCTGGGTCATTCGAGATTTCCTCAGACAGTACAGACAGCTTTTCCAGCAGAGGCGTTTATACAACGCCTTGATATCTGCTTCGACGGTGAACTTGGCTCAACAGCTGTGCGGAAGTAAGAAACACCCAAAAGAGCAGACTTTTTCAAGCGAGTTTAGAAACTGACTGTCACAGTAAACGTTATGGCTTTCTATTCTGGTAAGTATCGCAACGGTAAACACGTTTACTTTGTTTTGAGAATATTGACAAATTGTAGGATACCTCTTCACCGACGTCGGTACTGGTCGCGAATACTCGAAAATGATATCAATGGTGTATAGTCTTGGCTTCGGTAAACAATCTTGTTTGAGCCTCTCATATCATAGCCTATCAAACTAACGATTCAACTCGATAGGCGCAATCAACTTCTTGTTTGCACTGCCGGCGGTGAGAAGTATCGACACGATGGGCAGACGCAGGTGGCTCCTGATTACGCTTCCTTTCATGGCGCTATTCATGCTCGGCGCTGGCTTGTCTTTCATGATTGAAACTCCAACCATCAGGATAGGGGttgctgcctttttcttatttagTGCGTATTTGATGTCGTCCATGTCTGTCTACGGGGGTTTGATCTAATGTCCATGCAGTGTTTTCAGCGGCGTATTCTCCAGGTTTAGGACCGATCCCCTTTACTCTCGCATCAGAAAGCTTTCCTTTGTCCCACAGAGAAGCAGTCAGTCACCGCCATCAAACCACCCTTTTGCACTTTATCTAGCTAATCCATTTGTATCTTAGGGAACTTCTTGGGCGATTGCAATCAACTTGGGCTTTGCCGGCGTCTTGTCAATTGCCTTTCCAATGTAAGTCCGAAACTTTTGTCCAACAGTGGGCCAACCTGAGCTGACCGTTGCAAAGCATTGATTCGGGCGTCAAAGCAGCTGGCGCATTGTGCATCTTCGCAATCCTCAacgtctttgcctttgtcttggtctttttgcttgtcgAGGAGACAAAGCGCCGCACCCTCGAGGAGCTGGATCACATCTTTGCTGTTTCCAAGAGAAAGTTTATGCGTTACCAACTACTCGACAATCTCCCGTGGCTGATCCGATGCCGTCTCTTTGGAGGCAAGCAGCCCAAACCGGAGCTCTATGAGGATATGACATGGGGCTCGGCCTCGGCAGACTATGACGACTCGACGCCTTTCCAGAATGCTGAATTCATGGGACGCTATCAGGAACCCGCAGCCCCAGCGGCCGTGGAACTGGTCCAGCATCGCGGCTTTGAGTTTGCTCCCATTGAGGCGAGGGCCCAGTCCAGTgaatataatttaaaggcAACAAACAACTTTGGTCCTGTGAGCAACCGATTCTAGGGGGTGTAATGAGAGGGATGAAGCGATGGAGAGATGCCATGTTGGCCCTGAACCATGAGTAATGTTTATTGGGCCGTGTATAACGAGGAAAGAATTGGACATTGGTAATAGTTTATGAAATTGAATTGATATCCGTCAGATGCTATTGAAGGTCATGTATCAGTCCCAAACAACTTTTCATTCCTTTAGGTCTCAACGTGAACCAAATATATCCAATCGTGCTCAGCCTTGAATCTCTCAGTTTGACCACTGATTGCAACCAGAATTGAGTTTCCATCCTCGTATTCGCAACCGTCATCGGGCGCGCTCGTCACGGCCGGATCTGCCGAGGGGAGAATCTCACTAGATCGGGCTGCGACGCCCGCTGTGGAGACGCAATCGTGAGCGCTATGCCGCTTCTGCACCGCTGTGGCGACTGCGCGACCGCTATCTGTTAGTGACATGCTCGGGCTCCAAGCAGCGAGATCCAGCAAGAAACCGTCCTTCGTCATCCATTCCAGCCTTTTGCgcctttcttttcccctcGACTCGACTCCATCTCGTATCGTCGCCATCGCGGAGTGGACTCCATTTCACTGCTTCACCTTCACATTGCCCGGGGAAGGCAACCATGGCATCCTTTCGTCTGACAATTGAAAATGGCCAGTTCCGCGATGGCCAGGGCCGCCAGCTCGTTCTCCGCGGCATCAACGTCGCCGGAGACACCAAACTGCCCAGCAAGCCCAACCAGCCCTCTCACGTAGGCGACGACTTCTTCGACGGCGACAATGTGACGTTCCACGAGCGGCCGTTTACCAAGCAGGATGCCCCGATGCACTTTGCGAGGATCAAGCGCTTTGGCTTCAACACGATCCGATACCTGTTTACCTGGGAGGCCCTTGAGGCGGCTGGGCCGGGGATATACGACGAAGAATACATCAAGCACACGATTGAGATCCTGAGAATTGCCAAAAGCTACGGCTTCTACGTCTTCATGGATCCTCACCAGGACGTCTGGTCACGATTTACCGGCGGCTCTGGAGCCCCCATGTGGACGCTTTACGCCTGCGGGCTGAATCCCCAGAGCTTTGCTGCGACAGAGGCATCGATTGTCCACAATACATATCCTGAGCCCGACCAGTTTCCCAAAATGATCTGGTCTACCAACTATTATCGACTTGCTGCCGGGACAATATTcacccttttctttgctggcaAGGACTTTGCCCCGAAATGCATCATTGACGGCGTGAATATCCAAGACTATCTGCAGAGCCACTTTATAAATGCATGCGCGCATCTTGCGAAGCGTATCCATGAGGCCGGGGACCTGGAGAACGAGGTCGTCATCGGCTGGGAGAGCATGAACGAGCCAAACAGAGGCATGACTGGATACGCTGATTTGACCGTCATTCCCAAGGAGCATCCCCTCAAAAAGGGAACTTGCCCGACCATGTGGCAGACTTTCCTCACGGGAATGGGCAGAGCATGCGAGGTCGAGACATGGGATATGGGGGGACTCGGGCCTTACAAGACAGGAACCAAGCTTGTCGACCCGCACGGCGAATTTGCATGGCTGCCCGAAGGATATGACGATTCAAGATACGGATGGAAGCGCGATGCCGGGTGGAAGTTGGGCGAGTGCATCTGGGCGCAACATGGCGTATGGGATCTCTCGACGGATACTATCCTGAAAAAGGATTATTTTGCCAAAAACCCCAATACCGGGACAACGATTGACTATCCCGAATTTACAAATACCTATTTCATGGACTTTTGGCGGAGATACAAAACGGCCTGCCGAGACCATCACAAAGACTGTATCATGCTGATGCAATATCCGACTCTGGAGCTTCCTCCCCAAATCAAGGGTACCGAAGATGACGACCCAAGGCTCGTTTTCACACCGCACTTTTATGATGGCATTACCCTCATGACGAAGCATTGGAACAGCAGTTGGAATGTCGATGTCGTCGGTGTCCTGCGAGGGAAATATTGGCATCCTGCTTTTGCTATCAAACTCGGCGAGACGGCAATCCGAAACTGTCTAAGAGATCAATTAGCAACTCTGAGGCAAGAGGGCATTGATCGGATGGGTAACCATCCTTGCCTGATGACAGAGTTTGGAATTCCCTACGACATGGACGACAAGAAAGCATACAAGACGGGAGACTACTCGAGCCAATCCGCGGCATTGGATGCCAACTACTTTGCGGCCGAAGGATCAGGAATGGAAGGATACTGCCTTTGGGTCTATTCCAGCACAAACGACCATGAAAGGGGAGATCAATGGAACGGTGAAGATTTGTCCATCATTTCGGTGGATGATAAGCTTCCCGCTACATCATCCATTCTAAGTGAGCCTGCTTTCGACCAATCGACGTCCAGCCTGGTTAAAGGTGgctctgctgttgttgcaGCGGAAActttggaagaagctggtgtGACTCCAGGGAATCTTCAACGAACACTTACGAATCCATCAATCAGCTCTGCTCCCTCCGATAAGGATCCGGAGTTGACAAATGCTCCGGGCTACCGTGCTGCAGAAGCCTTTATTCGACCAACGCCGACGACTGTGGCTGGAAAATTAATCTCTTCTGGCTTTGATTTACGTAACTGTACCTTTAATATCAAAGTTTCAGCTGCTCAGGCCGCAGCCGACGATACACCTACTATAATATTCCTTCCCGAATATCACTTCCCCAAGCAGGAATGTGAAGTTGCAGTCTCGGCTGGCAGATGGGAGATCACTTTTGATAACAGCCAGGGCAcactgcttcagcttctcaaaTGGTGGCAGCCTGAAGGAGAACAGACTCTGACGATCAAAGGTCTGGTGCGAAAGTACAATGTGGCCGAAGGCAGCCCTGAAGACTCGGGTTACCTGGAGCAGTGTCAAGCGAATGCGGGAAATTGTTGCATCATGTGAAAGTGAAGGGCGGTGTGGATATGCCCGTGTGGCAAAGAGTTTGGAATGCATTGAGTTTTCATGGTACGCATACATTGTCGGCAATTGCTGAGTAAGCCTGCGCGCGGTGTGGAGTTTCCGGTTGGTTGTGGGATGATTTCATGATTTTTTCCTGTCAATTAGCTGCTTAGGCACACAGACTTGAAGTAGACATTGCCCGTTGGGTGTCCAACATTGCTGGAAATTGATGGGACGCACATACAGTCATTCGTTATTGGTAGCGTAGCGATATTTTGCATGCACGGAGGCGCACCGATGAAATACAATAGTGTAAGCACATGACGAGACCGAAGAGCGAATTCCTTGCTGCATGGAACTGTCCAATAGGAGCACTAGCGTATATAATGACTGCATGTAAGTGAGGGCATCTCCACTATCACCAACACCTTGATGGAACAGATGTCGCAACCTTGATGGCTCACAGCAGATGGTCTCTTCTCTTATTATCCGTAGTATATAAAATGGTATGTCAGGGTTCCCATTGTTGAAATTTTTAAAATGTTCTTGTCTCGTTCTTTTGACGCTTTTCAATCATTTACAACTCTCCCTGCTCGCTTCTCGACACAATGGGGCTACGACGGActtccaaagccaagagcggcaatgataagagagcaaagaagaatGTTGTAGTGCCGTCCAAACCTCTTCCCGTCACGCTCTTATCTGGCTTCCTGGTGAGTTGTTTGCCCTCAATATGTTCTGGGTGTACTTGAACTAAATATCCCAAAGGGCGCGGGCAAGACTACACTGCTGCAGCACATCT is a window encoding:
- a CDS encoding uncharacterized protein (SECRETED:SignalP(1-23)), yielding MAVLSKLLPVAAVMFGCVNPATALAVPERGQRWDVHYHVSLNSRLNSKGFPPDVSISRIDDVCFLNLIFGRPHEAGRNASAVLAERGEEHDADCDCQVHTVILTQKDYDRIQSEGEGHPSPSTHGKTSENGNHNERGGSGEYKESAKYYSENGTSGEYRESAKYSDNGASVEHRASGKYGGSGNHYENGTYGGSGNHYENGTYGGSGRYEENDNYGESGRYEENDNYGESGRYEEIGQHGEIDNYGGRYKEVGKYGANGNHGENEKYGENGNYGDNGYYGKNVDGIADQGPPGPPGPQGPPGPPGPQGNRGPQGYTGTKGDQGTQGPQGLTGSQGPAGSRGPQGFTGPKGDQGIQGFPGATGSQGPQGNRGPQGFTGPKGDQGNQGPQGLTGSQGPAGNRGPQGLTGPAGPTGADGAVGPVGPVGPVGPVGPAGADGADGAVGPAGPAGADGAVGPVGPVGPVGPAGADGADGAVGPAGPAGADGAVGPVGPAGADGAVGPTGDAGPEGPIGPAGPAGADGAVGPAGPAGADGAVGPVGPAGPVGPTGDAGPEGPAGADGAVGPAGPAGPAGDVGPTGDPGPEGPAGPAGADGAVGPAGPVGPAGDVGPAGDAGPEGPAGPAGADGAVGPAGPAGADGADGADGAVGPAGPAGPAGPAGPAGADGTDGTDGAVGPAGPAGPAGADGAVGPAGPAGPAGADGTDGADGAVGPAGPAGPAGADGAVGPAGPAGADGAVGPAGPAGPTGPTGPQGPQGPQGDIADYDYLSCFTSPGDSTNGLAAPFATFVETVSIDDCATQCATIRPGNPALYFSLATVAGDSVCSCGDALAADATANDGHNICNTQCTFTGQSGRPVFCGGAGVVSVFASV
- a CDS encoding uncharacterized protein (EggNog:ENOG41~TransMembrane:12 (i144-162o192-212i224-246o252-270i282-303o315-335i419-444o464-482i494-513o519-540i561-581o587-609i)) encodes the protein MIIFCQTPLIISLLENRCNLLYTLLFAMASSGRNTRASTRNDGRFSLQMRSRRSNEKAIIDNPLAHLTDEELQRDVRSFVENHIPSIAYEDLIRAARVAKDVRLYDEVARKEGYHDESDLLVQLTEEEKRALRRERDVPFSEKGMRAVILTVSIAALLQGFVQSSFNGAGLYREEWGLQEHVRMGSSVNWEFGAVNAVPFFVAAVIGCPLALPINYWFGRRGGICAAAVLIFASSIAAAFSISWYSLLGVRVFNGIGMGIKAVSTPILAGETAVGFWRGSAILLWQLWVAFGIMIGFAFNLLFTKAQTDRTTLALINAAPMVPSLALLIIAIFFCPESPQYHLTKGPNYDVKKAFISMTKLRNTELQALRDMYLVYKSLENESMGLGNLDANAFRSPGFFWVIRDFLRQYRQLFQQRRLYNALISASTVNLAQQLCGINVMAFYSGYLFTDVGTGREYSKMISMVYSLGFGAINFLFALPAVRSIDTMGRRRWLLITLPFMALFMLGAGLSFMIETPTIRIGVAAFFLFMFSAAYSPGLGPIPFTLASESFPLSHREAGTSWAIAINLGFAGVLSIAFPIIDSGVKAAGALCIFAILNVFAFVLVFLLVEETKRRTLEELDHIFAVSKRKFMRYQLLDNLPWLIRCRLFGGKQPKPELYEDMTWGSASADYDDSTPFQNAEFMGRYQEPAAPAAVELVQHRGFEFAPIEARAQSSEYNLKATNNFGPVSNRF
- a CDS encoding uncharacterized protein (EggNog:ENOG41~CAZy:GH5) is translated as MASFRLTIENGQFRDGQGRQLVLRGINVAGDTKLPSKPNQPSHVGDDFFDGDNVTFHERPFTKQDAPMHFARIKRFGFNTIRYLFTWEALEAAGPGIYDEEYIKHTIEILRIAKSYGFYVFMDPHQDVWSRFTGGSGAPMWTLYACGLNPQSFAATEASIVHNTYPEPDQFPKMIWSTNYYRLAAGTIFTLFFAGKDFAPKCIIDGVNIQDYLQSHFINACAHLAKRIHEAGDLENEVVIGWESMNEPNRGMTGYADLTVIPKEHPLKKGTCPTMWQTFLTGMGRACEVETWDMGGLGPYKTGTKLVDPHGEFAWLPEGYDDSRYGWKRDAGWKLGECIWAQHGVWDLSTDTILKKDYFAKNPNTGTTIDYPEFTNTYFMDFWRRYKTACRDHHKDCIMLMQYPTLELPPQIKGTEDDDPRLVFTPHFYDGITLMTKHWNSSWNVDVVGVLRGKYWHPAFAIKLGETAIRNCLRDQLATLRQEGIDRMGNHPCLMTEFGIPYDMDDKKAYKTGDYSSQSAALDANYFAAEGSGMEGYCLWVYSSTNDHERGDQWNGEDLSIISVDDKLPATSSILSEPAFDQSTSSLVKGGSAVVAAETLEEAGVTPGNLQRTLTNPSISSAPSDKDPELTNAPGYRAAEAFIRPTPTTVAGKLISSGFDLRNCTFNIKVSAAQAAADDTPTIIFLPEYHFPKQECEVAVSAGRWEITFDNSQGTLLQLLKWWQPEGEQTLTIKGLVRKYNVAEGSPEDSGYLEQCQANAGNCCIM